GAGGCGTCGCTGTCGTGGACCGAGGCCTACCCCGCGATGGAGTACCGCCACGGCCCGATGAGCATCACCGACGGATCGTCGGTGGTGTGGTTCCTCGGCACGCCGCCCAACGGCCTGCTGGACGAGGTGGGCAAGCTCGGCGCGCTGGTGGTCTGCGAGCCCGCGCGTGACCCGATGGCGGAGCTGATCCGGATCCAGCGGCTCGCCGTGGAGATCGGCGCGGGCAAGGGACTCGACCCCGACCGGCCGCGCAACCTCACCAGGTCGGTCGTCCTGGACACCGCGAGCGGGTCGGGCCAGGCGTGACCGACTCCGCCCCGGGTGGCGGCCCGGCGCCGCGCGGCTGCGTCGCGGCCCTCGACGTCGGCGGCACCTCCATGAAGGGTGCCCTCGTCGACGCCGAACGCCGGGTCCGCGCGCGGATGAGCTTCCCCACCCCCGTGGCCGACGGGCCGGACGCCGTGATCCACCAGATCGGTACGGCGCTGGAGACGCTGGCCGCGCGGGCGCCCGCGACCGGGCTGGACGCACCGGCGGCCGCCGGCGTCGTCGTACCCGGCATCGTGGACGAGGCGCGCGGCGTGGCCGTCGCGGCGGCGAACATCGGCTGGCAGGACGCGCCCCTGGTGGCGGTTCTGCGGGACCGGCTCGGCATCCCGGTGGCGCTCGGCCACGACGTACGCGGCGGCGGGCTGGCCGAGCGCGTGCTCGGCGCCGGCGCCGGTGCGCGGGACACGCTGTTCATCGCCCTCGGCACTGGGATCGCCGCCAGTTGCATCGTGGACGGCCGGCCGCTGGTGGCCGGAGGGTACGCCGGCGAGGTCGGGCACGTCGTGGTCGAACCCGACGGCGAACTCTGCGGTTGCGGCGGGCGAGGGTGCCTGGAACGCATCGCTTCCGCGGCCGCCGTGGCGCGCCGCTACACCGCACGTACCGGTACGCCGGTGTCCGGAGCGGCCGATGTCGCTCTTCGGGTACGAGACGGCGACGCCGACGCCCGGGCGGTCTGGGACGA
This Actinopolymorpha cephalotaxi DNA region includes the following protein-coding sequences:
- a CDS encoding ROK family protein; protein product: MTDSAPGGGPAPRGCVAALDVGGTSMKGALVDAERRVRARMSFPTPVADGPDAVIHQIGTALETLAARAPATGLDAPAAAGVVVPGIVDEARGVAVAAANIGWQDAPLVAVLRDRLGIPVALGHDVRGGGLAERVLGAGAGARDTLFIALGTGIAASCIVDGRPLVAGGYAGEVGHVVVEPDGELCGCGGRGCLERIASAAAVARRYTARTGTPVSGAADVALRVRDGDADARAVWDEAVAALVTVLYTAVTLLGPEVVIVGGGLAEAEDLLLDPLRRGLEERLTFQRRPRLVRAALGDQAGCLGAALLAEGTKH